A genome region from Gossypium hirsutum isolate 1008001.06 chromosome A04, Gossypium_hirsutum_v2.1, whole genome shotgun sequence includes the following:
- the LOC121228029 gene encoding uncharacterized protein: protein MPQGAPVAQWQQRARHAERKWVRFQGKAAYVCVQKVAEESLVQWPTAGCGTQGQEELVLGVGKYWKRSSSNRSHGGIKAVDQGAVGRRTSKRLDLDLLLFATKVHGRFCQAIIVKQVIPNVSGSVLRETRRWPYDYLDSNSVLNSNLGFKFCNKASLDFVLVWGFLVVTFIVCFK from the exons ATGCCACAAGGAGCGCCTGTGGCGCAGTGGCAGCAGCGTGCTAGGCATGCTGAGAGGAAGTGGGTTCGATTCCAGGGGAAG GCAGCGTATGTGTGTGTCCAGAAGGTTGCAG AAGAAAGCTTGGTGCAGTGGCCAACAGCAGGATGTGGAACGCAGGGACAGGAGGAG CTTGTGTTAGGGGTAGGAAAGTATTGGAAACGTTCTTCATCGAATAGATCTCATG GTGGAATAAAGGCTGTCGATCAAGGAGCAGTGGGAAGGAGGACATCGAAACGACTAGATCTAGACTTATTATTATTTGCGACAAAA GTACATGGTAGATTTTGCCAAGCGATCATcgtaaaacag gtaaTCCCCAACGTTagtggatcggtgctgcgagagactcggagatggccatacGATTACTTGGACTCTAATTCTGTTTTAAATtctaatttgggttttaaattttgtaataaggcctctttggattttgttttagtttggggatttttagttgTTACGTTTATTGTCTGCTTTAAGTAG